A window from Chryseobacterium vaccae encodes these proteins:
- a CDS encoding YncE family protein: protein MKKLNFCLLAFSMLCLFSCRTDDYVIPSEKEEVGAGEDTPIKGFYLLNEGNMGSNKCTLDYYDYASGTYQRNIYGEINPNVVKELGDVGNDIMIYGSKMYVVVNVSNKIEVLDAKTAKRIKTIQLQNCRYMKFKGGKVYASSYAGPVELNPNSPPGKVVEIDTASLAIERQVVVGYQPEEMEIIGDKLYVANSGGYMFPNYDKTVSVIDLNSFTETKKIDVAINLHRIRKDNYGDLYVSSRGDYYNIPSSLFLVDAATGAVKKDFHVAVSGMTIVNDKLYYYGNEFNYNTHSYVKTFGIIDVKTEQVIATKIIDQQYADEIKAPYGIAVNPYTEDIYLTDARNYVTTGYVYCFDKSGKFKWKTEGGNIPAHFAFLYK, encoded by the coding sequence ATGAAAAAACTAAACTTTTGCCTTCTGGCTTTTTCCATGCTCTGTTTGTTCTCATGCCGGACGGATGATTATGTTATCCCCTCGGAAAAAGAAGAGGTAGGTGCCGGAGAAGATACACCCATCAAAGGTTTTTATCTTCTGAACGAAGGAAACATGGGGAGTAACAAGTGTACCCTTGATTATTATGATTATGCCAGTGGAACGTATCAACGGAATATCTATGGAGAGATCAACCCGAATGTGGTTAAAGAGCTTGGTGATGTAGGAAATGATATTATGATCTACGGAAGTAAAATGTATGTAGTGGTGAATGTTTCCAACAAAATTGAAGTGCTGGATGCCAAGACGGCTAAACGTATCAAAACGATACAGCTGCAGAACTGCCGGTATATGAAATTCAAAGGAGGAAAAGTGTATGCCAGCAGTTATGCCGGTCCTGTTGAATTAAACCCGAATTCGCCACCAGGGAAAGTGGTGGAAATTGATACGGCTTCCCTGGCCATTGAAAGGCAGGTAGTGGTAGGTTATCAGCCTGAAGAAATGGAAATCATTGGAGATAAACTTTATGTAGCCAATTCCGGAGGCTATATGTTCCCGAATTATGACAAAACAGTTTCTGTGATTGATCTTAACAGTTTTACAGAGACCAAAAAAATTGATGTAGCCATTAACCTTCACCGCATTAGAAAAGATAATTACGGAGATCTTTATGTGAGTTCCAGAGGTGATTATTACAACATACCATCCAGCCTGTTTCTCGTGGATGCTGCTACCGGAGCGGTTAAAAAAGACTTTCATGTTGCCGTAAGCGGAATGACGATTGTGAATGACAAACTGTATTACTATGGCAATGAATTCAATTACAATACCCATAGTTATGTTAAAACTTTTGGGATCATTGATGTAAAAACAGAGCAGGTAATCGCAACTAAAATCATAGACCAGCAGTACGCCGACGAGATCAAAGCACCTTATGGTATTGCGGTTAATCCTTATACTGAAGACATCTACCTTACCGATGCCCGGAATTATGTAACCACGGGATATGTATACTGTTTTGATAAAAGCGGAAAATTCAAATGGAAAACCGAAGGCGGAAATATTCCTGCCCATTTTGCTTTTTTATACAAATAA
- a CDS encoding cell surface protein, with translation MERKTINIIKTVLFSSVLLGAAACKSDTEEIVEEVTFPSEVLKESYTIDRLKLLNIDPKIEGKLTWSINDSIISENLQLDFVSAVTKTYPLTLKVEAKGAVKIYKSSIIVNQEAVPYSKYISNVFDYRPAVGQFINEMPEYLNGNTEADMIRKAKESLIGGSSTMITLGGYGGYVAFGFDHTIANLEGRDFKILGNAFWGNSANATRSGSCEPGIIMVAYDKNKNGKPDEDEWYEIAGSEYFKNTTLKNYSITYFKPNENKPPVPGSEFWQTDVEYIKWQDNNGTSGFKTKNTFHAQSYYPLWLSQASYSFTGTRLKDNFYDQSGTGAYWVGTSYDYGYADNAPNNDEASNIDISWAVDRNGNYVKLPGIDFIKVYTGVNQEAGWLGEVSTEVAGAYDLHLN, from the coding sequence ATGGAAAGAAAAACTATAAATATCATAAAAACAGTACTTTTCTCTTCTGTTCTGTTAGGAGCAGCAGCCTGTAAAAGTGACACTGAAGAAATCGTGGAAGAAGTAACTTTTCCTTCAGAAGTATTGAAAGAATCTTATACGATTGACAGGCTTAAGTTGTTAAACATCGATCCGAAGATCGAAGGAAAGCTGACTTGGAGCATCAACGATTCTATTATTTCTGAAAACCTTCAGCTGGATTTTGTAAGTGCTGTTACCAAAACATACCCATTGACTTTGAAGGTTGAGGCAAAAGGAGCTGTGAAAATTTACAAATCATCCATCATTGTGAACCAGGAAGCAGTGCCTTACAGTAAATATATCAGCAATGTTTTTGATTATCGTCCGGCAGTAGGGCAGTTCATCAATGAAATGCCTGAATATCTGAACGGAAATACAGAAGCTGATATGATCAGAAAGGCAAAAGAATCTCTTATCGGCGGAAGCTCTACGATGATTACCCTTGGCGGATACGGAGGGTATGTTGCTTTCGGCTTCGATCATACCATTGCTAATCTGGAAGGAAGAGATTTTAAAATTCTTGGAAATGCCTTCTGGGGAAATAGTGCCAATGCTACCAGATCCGGATCATGTGAACCGGGAATCATCATGGTGGCTTATGATAAAAACAAAAACGGAAAACCGGATGAAGACGAATGGTACGAAATCGCCGGCAGTGAATATTTTAAGAATACCACTCTTAAAAATTACAGTATAACCTATTTCAAACCCAATGAAAATAAACCTCCCGTTCCCGGAAGTGAGTTTTGGCAGACTGATGTGGAGTACATCAAATGGCAGGATAATAATGGGACTTCTGGATTTAAAACTAAAAATACCTTCCATGCACAAAGCTATTATCCTTTATGGCTTTCCCAGGCTTCTTACAGCTTTACAGGAACCAGACTGAAGGATAATTTTTACGACCAGAGCGGAACGGGGGCTTATTGGGTAGGAACCTCCTATGATTATGGATATGCAGATAACGCACCGAATAATGATGAGGCTTCCAATATTGATATTTCATGGGCAGTAGACAGAAACGGAAATTACGTTAAGCTTCCCGGAATCGATTTTATTAAAGTATATACCGGGGTGAATCAGGAAGCCGGATGGCTGGGCGAAGTTTCTACAGAAGTAGCGGGTGCTTATGACCTGCATCTTAATTAA
- a CDS encoding T9SS type A sorting domain-containing protein, with protein MKKFYLFTMLFLFAFLANAQVTVQGVPRNDIQRNEQLNTTLTPNINFSDIQYWVGTGSNEAAFVVQWNDSKNPDAMVWGFRWNGNATGEDMLKTIAQADHRFFSLLYQGTQFGTAIGGLGFDLNGQNINALYKNGNTTYPLYPASGIINTTAYDFDSYAAADANDHWQSGWTTNGYWSYWVKDPTDSDFGYSGLGASSRNLQNGSWDVWNFNVAFSEAPISSTMTPVSPYVSSTDFTNGFFMVNEDWFGHTNGSVNFVHNNGQISYRVYSNTNNNQAFGATTQYGTIYGDKFYFISKQAADGNDTQYTPGGRLVVANAQTMQKIAGFNDIGGGDGRSFLGVNEHKGYIGASNGIYTFNIDNLQVGSLITGTGGGSQYAGQIGNMIRTSKYVFAVKQSAGILVIDPNTDTVVSTISGAYHSVVQAKDGSVWAIQDQKLVNIDQSTFAVTVYNIPVTKYLGSWGAWNAGSFTASTKQNVLYWINSVNSFVSGTQIVKFDVTTKTFNENFAAIPGQTGQFKQIPYGAGLRVSPVTDELILNTTESGFGAHYQKNWIHTFDASGNLINTKTLNDYYWFPAVAVFPDNSAPVISSTFPSQASVGNVTTIDLKTAVADEDNISASVVKTLKSNSNPAVVSAVINGNDELVLTPVTSGTSNIVISFNSNGKVVEKTLTVTSTTSSLATAEVKKLEFSIYPNPVSDMLNIKTPDKVLNVSVYDISGKQVNAPFQNGQVNVSTLPNGMYILKAVTDKAVYQQKLIKK; from the coding sequence ATGAAAAAGTTTTACCTTTTTACAATGCTGTTCCTGTTCGCATTTTTGGCGAATGCACAGGTTACCGTGCAGGGCGTTCCCCGGAATGATATCCAGAGAAATGAACAGCTTAATACCACATTAACTCCCAATATTAACTTTTCGGATATCCAGTATTGGGTGGGAACAGGTTCTAATGAAGCTGCTTTTGTTGTACAGTGGAATGACAGCAAAAACCCGGACGCTATGGTTTGGGGATTCAGATGGAACGGAAATGCTACAGGTGAAGATATGCTGAAGACCATTGCACAGGCTGATCACCGTTTTTTTTCACTTCTTTATCAGGGAACCCAGTTTGGAACGGCAATAGGAGGTTTAGGTTTTGATCTGAACGGGCAGAATATTAATGCGCTTTATAAAAACGGAAATACAACCTATCCGCTTTATCCGGCCAGTGGAATCATCAACACAACAGCATATGATTTTGACAGTTATGCGGCTGCAGATGCCAATGATCACTGGCAGTCCGGATGGACCACCAATGGATACTGGTCGTACTGGGTGAAAGATCCTACAGATAGTGACTTTGGGTATTCAGGGTTAGGCGCTTCTTCCCGTAACTTACAGAATGGTTCATGGGATGTATGGAATTTTAATGTTGCTTTTAGTGAAGCTCCTATTTCATCTACCATGACACCCGTTTCCCCTTATGTATCTTCAACAGATTTTACTAACGGATTCTTTATGGTGAATGAAGACTGGTTCGGACATACCAATGGCTCTGTGAATTTTGTACATAACAACGGCCAGATCAGCTACCGTGTTTACAGTAATACCAATAATAATCAGGCTTTTGGAGCCACTACCCAGTACGGAACAATTTACGGAGATAAATTTTATTTTATCTCAAAACAGGCAGCAGACGGCAATGATACTCAATATACCCCTGGCGGAAGATTGGTAGTTGCCAATGCACAGACCATGCAGAAAATTGCAGGATTCAATGATATAGGTGGAGGAGACGGAAGATCTTTCTTAGGTGTGAATGAGCACAAAGGGTATATCGGAGCTTCTAACGGAATTTATACATTTAATATTGACAATCTTCAGGTAGGAAGTTTAATCACCGGAACCGGAGGCGGAAGTCAGTATGCAGGGCAGATCGGAAATATGATTCGTACCTCAAAATATGTTTTTGCAGTAAAACAGTCTGCAGGAATTCTGGTAATTGACCCTAATACGGATACGGTAGTTTCTACCATTTCAGGAGCCTATCACTCAGTTGTTCAGGCGAAAGATGGAAGTGTATGGGCGATTCAGGATCAAAAGCTGGTGAATATTGACCAGAGTACTTTTGCAGTAACAGTATATAATATTCCTGTGACAAAATACCTAGGATCATGGGGAGCCTGGAATGCCGGAAGCTTTACAGCAAGTACAAAGCAGAATGTATTGTATTGGATTAATTCGGTTAATAGCTTTGTTTCCGGAACGCAGATCGTAAAGTTTGATGTAACGACTAAAACGTTCAATGAAAATTTTGCCGCTATTCCAGGACAAACGGGACAATTCAAACAGATTCCTTATGGTGCCGGACTGCGAGTGAGCCCGGTAACCGATGAATTAATTCTTAATACGACCGAAAGTGGCTTTGGTGCTCATTATCAGAAAAACTGGATCCATACTTTCGATGCCAGCGGAAATCTGATCAATACAAAGACTCTTAATGATTATTACTGGTTCCCTGCAGTGGCAGTGTTCCCAGATAACAGTGCTCCGGTAATAAGTTCTACCTTCCCTTCCCAGGCTTCAGTAGGAAATGTGACAACTATTGATCTGAAAACAGCCGTTGCCGATGAGGATAATATAAGCGCTTCAGTGGTGAAGACATTGAAATCAAACTCTAATCCAGCTGTGGTTTCCGCAGTGATCAATGGAAATGATGAACTTGTTCTTACTCCTGTTACAAGTGGAACTTCAAATATCGTAATCAGCTTCAATTCTAACGGAAAAGTAGTTGAAAAAACACTCACCGTAACCAGCACAACATCCAGTCTGGCTACTGCAGAAGTGAAGAAACTGGAGTTCAGTATTTATCCAAACCCTGTTTCCGATATGCTGAACATCAAAACTCCGGATAAAGTTCTGAATGTTTCAGTTTATGATATTTCCGGAAAACAGGTAAATGCTCCATTCCAAAACGGACAGGTGAATGTAAGCACGCTTCCGAACGGAATGTATATTCTGAAAGCAGTTACAGATAAAGCAGTTTATCAGCAGAAACTGATCAAAAAATAA
- a CDS encoding DUF6383 domain-containing protein, with translation MKANLFVSLFMKKAVVLASTLFLMSTSFAQITKIYASSQTNQVVGICLGCGVLNPQNAVGSNEDDYSTIQVSVGLLARTEQVLIFPSTNIAANTNKLVIGIGSDQTMLAAQLISGISIETFNGNVSNNDYQNLNNNAIKLGGTDPSKAEIELTMNIPFDRIKINLNGGLLSVNGALRVYYAYQYKDPFINFMAHSQNGQITLAGDASFEGSKVTLTNTSGKEVFNSTIKSNTFEARQPEGIYIMNIETKDKKTYSKKIRITP, from the coding sequence ATGAAAGCAAATTTATTTGTAAGCCTGTTTATGAAGAAAGCAGTAGTATTGGCTTCTACTCTGTTCCTGATGAGCACATCTTTTGCTCAAATCACTAAAATCTATGCTAGCAGTCAAACCAATCAGGTTGTTGGGATCTGTTTAGGTTGCGGCGTACTCAATCCTCAAAATGCAGTAGGAAGTAATGAAGATGATTATTCTACTATTCAGGTTTCTGTAGGATTGTTAGCAAGAACTGAACAGGTCTTGATTTTCCCATCTACCAACATTGCTGCTAACACCAACAAACTTGTCATTGGAATCGGATCAGATCAGACCATGCTGGCGGCACAGCTGATCAGCGGAATTTCTATTGAGACATTCAACGGCAATGTATCTAATAATGACTACCAGAATCTTAACAACAATGCTATTAAACTAGGAGGTACAGACCCAAGCAAGGCAGAAATTGAATTGACGATGAATATACCTTTCGATCGTATTAAAATTAACCTTAACGGCGGTCTTCTTAGTGTGAATGGCGCCCTTAGAGTTTACTATGCTTATCAGTATAAAGATCCGTTTATCAATTTTATGGCTCACAGTCAAAACGGACAGATCACACTTGCCGGTGATGCTTCTTTTGAAGGATCAAAGGTTACTCTGACCAATACTTCAGGAAAAGAGGTATTTAACTCTACCATAAAATCCAATACTTTTGAAGCAAGACAACCTGAAGGGATTTACATTATGAATATTGAGACAAAAGACAAAAAGACTTATTCTAAAAAGATCAGAATTACCCCATAA